Proteins encoded in a region of the Bacillus sp. T3 genome:
- a CDS encoding CotD family spore coat protein, giving the protein MHCQCPTCVLPAIVHPTKCCVNHTCQNYVVPHIHPQHTTTVNHEFFAHQHYYPQTQSVVNEVTHQHFNAGPGPVPGGFPGPFPGAAPGDFLALDHSFDNN; this is encoded by the coding sequence ATGCACTGTCAATGTCCAACATGTGTGTTACCTGCAATTGTCCATCCAACTAAATGTTGTGTAAATCATACTTGTCAAAACTATGTGGTACCACACATTCATCCACAACATACAACTACTGTTAATCATGAGTTCTTTGCACATCAACATTATTACCCACAAACTCAATCAGTAGTGAATGAGGTTACTCACCAACATTTCAATGCTGGTCCTGGCCCAGTTCCTGGAGGATTCCCTGGCCCGTTCCCTGGAGCAGCTCCTGGGGATTTCCTGGCCCTAGACCATTCTTTCGATAATAACTGA
- a CDS encoding DUF1273 domain-containing protein: MVKVAAVSGYKPFELGLFQHNHPSIGFIKLALRKHLIQLLDEGLEWVIISGQLGAELWAAEVVFDLQLEYPALQLGVITPFLNQEESWNEQNKELYESVIVQADFVDSITKKNYKGPWQFRLKNQFFIEKSDALILFYDQEKEGGPKYLFEAAQKYKETHDYDVHLIGFYDLQILVEETQQDQF, from the coding sequence GTGGTAAAGGTTGCTGCAGTATCTGGCTATAAACCGTTTGAGTTGGGTCTTTTTCAGCACAACCATCCTTCTATAGGTTTTATTAAATTAGCTCTGCGAAAGCACCTTATTCAGCTTTTGGATGAAGGTCTTGAGTGGGTCATTATTAGTGGACAGCTTGGTGCAGAGCTTTGGGCGGCTGAAGTGGTCTTTGACCTGCAGCTCGAATATCCAGCACTCCAGCTCGGAGTGATAACTCCTTTTTTAAACCAAGAAGAAAGCTGGAATGAACAAAATAAGGAATTATACGAATCTGTTATCGTTCAAGCAGATTTTGTTGATTCGATTACCAAAAAAAATTATAAAGGACCATGGCAATTTCGCTTGAAGAATCAGTTTTTTATTGAAAAGAGCGATGCGCTTATTCTATTTTACGATCAAGAAAAAGAGGGCGGACCTAAATATTTATTCGAAGCAGCTCAGAAATATAAAGAAACACATGACTATGATGTTCATTTAATTGGATTTTATGATTTACAAATACTCGTTGAAGAAACCCAACAGGATCAATTTTAA
- the gpsB gene encoding cell division regulator GpsB — protein sequence MLSDKFKLTAKDILEKEFKTSMRGYKQEDVDKYLDLIIKDYEAFHQEIDELQQEILRLKKQLEDSSRRQPTQPQAAVGTTNFDILKRLSNLEKHVFGSKLYD from the coding sequence ATGCTGTCAGATAAATTTAAATTAACGGCTAAAGATATTCTTGAAAAAGAATTCAAAACATCGATGCGTGGATATAAACAAGAAGACGTCGATAAATATTTAGATCTGATCATAAAAGATTATGAAGCCTTCCATCAGGAAATTGATGAGCTTCAACAGGAAATACTACGTTTGAAGAAACAATTAGAGGATTCCTCTCGCCGTCAACCTACTCAGCCGCAGGCTGCTGTAGGGACAACGAACTTTGATATTTTAAAGAGATTATCCAACTTAGAAAAGCATGTATTTGGGAGCAAATTATACGATTAA
- a CDS encoding class I SAM-dependent RNA methyltransferase, whose product MTKFDLIATSAMGLESLVAKEVRDLGYECTVENGRIAFKGDGLAIARSNLWLRTADRVKIKVGEFRATTFDELFERTKVLPWEQFLPEDAEFPVSGKSVKSKLFSVSDCQAIVKKAIVDRMQRHYKRTTWFEENGPKFKIEVALLKDIATITIDTSGVGLHKRGYRADQGEAPLKETLAAALVMLTNWTPDRPFIDPFCGSGTIPIEAALIGQNIAPGFNREFISEEWPIISASSWDQARNEAEDLAKYDQPLDITGSDIDHRMVKIAEENAFEAGLGDLVSFKQMRVQDLTVKQDYGVIIGNPPYGERLGEKSAVEKMYREMGQVLTKLDTWSIYILTSHPEFEALFGKPATKKRKLFNGFIRTDYYQYWGKRQPRNKE is encoded by the coding sequence ATGACAAAATTTGATTTGATTGCGACTTCAGCAATGGGTCTTGAATCCTTGGTGGCAAAGGAAGTCCGTGATTTGGGTTATGAATGTACCGTTGAGAACGGTAGGATTGCTTTCAAAGGGGATGGACTGGCAATCGCCCGGAGTAATCTCTGGTTGAGGACTGCGGACCGTGTTAAAATTAAAGTCGGTGAATTTCGAGCCACCACTTTTGATGAACTGTTTGAACGAACGAAGGTACTTCCATGGGAACAATTCTTACCAGAAGACGCTGAGTTTCCAGTCTCAGGGAAATCAGTTAAATCAAAATTGTTTAGTGTATCTGATTGTCAAGCTATTGTAAAAAAAGCAATAGTTGACCGGATGCAACGCCATTATAAGCGAACAACATGGTTTGAAGAAAATGGACCAAAGTTCAAAATTGAAGTGGCCCTATTAAAGGACATTGCGACGATAACAATCGATACTAGTGGAGTTGGTTTACATAAGCGTGGATATCGAGCCGACCAAGGTGAGGCGCCTCTTAAAGAAACATTAGCAGCGGCACTAGTCATGCTGACTAATTGGACACCAGATCGTCCGTTCATCGATCCATTTTGTGGCTCTGGAACGATTCCGATTGAGGCTGCGTTAATTGGTCAAAATATTGCACCAGGCTTTAATCGTGAGTTTATTTCCGAGGAGTGGCCAATTATTTCTGCTTCAAGCTGGGATCAAGCTCGCAATGAAGCTGAGGATTTAGCGAAATACGATCAACCATTAGACATAACTGGATCAGATATTGACCATAGAATGGTGAAAATCGCCGAAGAGAATGCTTTTGAAGCAGGGTTAGGAGATCTTGTAAGCTTTAAACAAATGCGAGTACAAGATTTGACAGTAAAACAGGACTATGGTGTCATAATCGGCAATCCGCCATATGGTGAACGGCTTGGCGAGAAGTCAGCGGTAGAAAAGATGTATCGAGAAATGGGACAAGTTTTGACGAAATTAGATACATGGTCTATTTATATATTAACTTCTCATCCCGAATTTGAGGCTCTTTTTGGAAAACCTGCAACGAAGAAACGAAAGCTATTTAATGGTTTTATCCGAACAGATTATTACCAGTATTGGGGCAAAAGGCAACCAAGGAATAAAGAATAG
- a CDS encoding DUF2249 domain-containing protein, whose protein sequence is MENKLVEMDVREDIQNKQDPFQKIMKAIIDFQSNDVLLLHAPFEPVPLYAVLTASGFEHTAEKIEEKHWKITFIKQ, encoded by the coding sequence ATGGAAAACAAGCTAGTAGAAATGGATGTTCGGGAAGATATACAAAATAAGCAAGACCCGTTCCAAAAAATTATGAAAGCAATCATAGATTTCCAATCCAATGATGTACTTCTACTTCACGCACCGTTTGAGCCAGTCCCTTTGTATGCAGTGTTAACGGCAAGTGGTTTCGAACATACAGCTGAAAAAATTGAAGAAAAACATTGGAAAATAACGTTTATTAAACAATAA
- a CDS encoding nitric-oxide reductase large subunit, translating to MENNKVKSAKPKNALLKSILITTCILSFTVLLVGGFWIFKDMAPRPLEVTDAKGEVILTKDSIMGGQAVFQKYGLMDYGTVLGHGSYMGPDYTAEALKVYTEGMQDYKANEQYGKKYTDLAKEEKTIIREAVIEEMRKNRYEKGDDSLILTDAQVYGVEKVREYYHDVFTNGDGWGLKPNLIKEEDMPKGERAWVSEGDQIEQISDFFFWTAWLSSTERVDDDITYTNNWPYYKDAGNEMSFSAIWWSGVSVTVLVLFVGIILFLFYRYHLGMEEAYTPGNFPKIDLRKLPVTNSQLKSGKYFVIVSVLFFIQSMFGALLAHYYIEPDSFFGMKWVYDLLPFNIAKGYHLQLAIFWIATAWLGMGIFIAPLVGGHEPKRQGLLVDILFWALVVLVGGSMVGQWLGANGYLGNNWFLLGHQGWEYLELGRIWQVILAAGMLIWLYIVYRGIKSGLKRESDKGGLIHLLFYSAIAVPFFYLFAFLINPGTHFTFADYWRWWIIHLWVEGIFEVFAVVVIGFLMVQMNLVTKKSTVKALYFQLILLLGSGVIGIGHHYYYNGSSEAWIALGAVFSALEVIPLTLLILEAYEQYKMMRDGGVDFPYKGTFWFLISVAVWNLVGAGVLGFLINLPAVSYLEHGQFLTPTHGHGSMMGVYGMFACAVLVFSLRNIVKPEKWNDKMIKISCVLLNVGLAGMIIISLLPVGFMQLKTAYDNGYAASRSAAFLQQESVVKLLTIRAIPDTIFLVGVAILVVFCIKALFNLRKVTHKEDEPLPVKDLALEEE from the coding sequence ATGGAAAACAACAAGGTAAAGTCAGCGAAACCAAAAAACGCACTTTTAAAATCCATTCTTATTACAACATGTATACTTAGTTTTACTGTTTTACTCGTAGGTGGCTTTTGGATCTTTAAAGATATGGCACCAAGACCACTCGAGGTTACTGATGCGAAGGGTGAGGTCATCCTAACAAAAGATTCGATTATGGGTGGTCAAGCCGTGTTTCAAAAATATGGTTTGATGGATTATGGGACTGTTTTAGGCCATGGCTCGTATATGGGGCCTGATTATACTGCGGAGGCATTGAAGGTTTATACAGAAGGAATGCAGGATTATAAAGCAAATGAGCAATACGGAAAAAAATATACGGACTTAGCTAAAGAGGAAAAAACGATTATTCGTGAAGCTGTAATTGAAGAAATGCGAAAGAATCGATATGAAAAAGGTGATGATTCTCTCATTCTTACAGATGCTCAGGTTTATGGGGTAGAAAAGGTAAGAGAATATTATCATGATGTATTTACCAATGGTGATGGTTGGGGGTTAAAGCCGAACTTAATTAAGGAAGAAGACATGCCGAAAGGCGAACGCGCGTGGGTATCTGAAGGTGATCAAATTGAACAGATCTCTGATTTCTTCTTTTGGACTGCATGGTTATCAAGTACGGAACGTGTGGATGATGATATTACTTATACAAATAACTGGCCATATTATAAGGACGCTGGAAATGAAATGTCCTTCTCTGCGATATGGTGGAGCGGTGTCAGTGTTACAGTATTAGTCCTGTTCGTTGGTATTATTCTATTTTTGTTCTATCGTTACCATCTTGGGATGGAGGAAGCTTATACGCCAGGGAATTTCCCGAAAATTGACCTAAGAAAGCTCCCTGTAACAAACTCACAACTAAAATCAGGAAAATATTTTGTGATTGTTTCAGTATTATTCTTTATCCAATCAATGTTTGGTGCACTTTTAGCCCACTACTACATTGAGCCAGATAGCTTCTTTGGAATGAAATGGGTTTATGATTTATTGCCATTTAACATTGCAAAAGGCTACCATCTTCAACTAGCCATTTTCTGGATTGCAACAGCTTGGCTTGGAATGGGGATCTTTATTGCTCCTCTAGTTGGAGGACATGAGCCAAAACGTCAAGGATTGTTAGTCGATATTCTTTTCTGGGCTTTAGTAGTTCTTGTTGGTGGAAGTATGGTTGGTCAATGGCTTGGCGCAAATGGCTACCTAGGAAATAACTGGTTCTTATTAGGTCACCAAGGTTGGGAATATTTAGAGTTAGGTAGAATCTGGCAGGTTATTCTTGCCGCGGGTATGTTGATCTGGTTATATATCGTTTACAGAGGAATTAAGAGCGGATTAAAACGTGAATCCGACAAAGGTGGTTTAATCCATTTATTATTCTACTCTGCAATTGCTGTACCGTTTTTCTACTTGTTTGCATTCCTAATTAATCCAGGGACTCACTTCACATTTGCGGATTATTGGCGCTGGTGGATCATCCATCTGTGGGTTGAAGGAATCTTTGAAGTGTTTGCGGTAGTGGTAATAGGCTTCTTAATGGTTCAAATGAATTTAGTAACTAAGAAATCTACTGTTAAGGCATTATACTTCCAATTAATTTTACTATTGGGTAGCGGTGTAATTGGAATTGGACATCACTATTATTACAACGGTTCTTCAGAGGCTTGGATTGCCCTTGGAGCTGTGTTCTCAGCATTAGAGGTTATCCCATTAACATTATTGATTTTAGAAGCTTATGAGCAGTACAAAATGATGCGTGACGGTGGGGTTGATTTCCCTTATAAGGGTACATTCTGGTTCTTGATTTCTGTAGCGGTATGGAACTTAGTCGGTGCTGGTGTGCTTGGATTCTTAATCAATTTACCTGCTGTAAGTTATTTAGAGCATGGACAGTTTTTAACTCCGACCCATGGGCACGGTTCGATGATGGGTGTATACGGTATGTTTGCTTGTGCCGTTCTTGTCTTCTCGTTACGCAATATTGTGAAGCCAGAAAAATGGAATGATAAAATGATTAAAATTTCATGTGTCTTATTAAACGTTGGTCTAGCTGGTATGATTATCATTTCATTGCTTCCAGTAGGATTTATGCAATTAAAAACAGCGTATGATAACGGCTATGCTGCATCAAGATCAGCAGCATTCTTACAACAGGAATCAGTCGTGAAGCTATTAACGATTCGTGCGATTCCTGATACCATTTTCTTAGTAGGTGTTGCTATACTAGTGGTATTTTGTATCAAAGCATTATTTAACCTTCGTAAAGTAACACACAAAGAGGATGAACCACTTCCAGTAAAGGATTTGGCACTAGAAGAAGAATAG
- a CDS encoding carboxypeptidase M32, with amino-acid sequence MIPIEAIEKDFLEYVKKISAFNEALSLIYWDLRTGAPKQGVEQRSEVIGMLSSEVFQMSTSPEMAGYIAELSNEDLPERTKKTLEECRKEYERNKKIPHDEYKEYVILQSKAESVWEEAKAEADFKKFQPYLEKLVQLTKRFINYWGYEGNKYNPLLDLYEPGMTVEVLDKVFGDLRKEIVPLVKKISASNHQPKTDFLFQPFPKQRQKEFSLQILKQMGYNFEAGRLDETVHPFATGINPGDVRVTTKYDENDFRTAVFGTIHEGGHALYEQNISKELIGTPLCGGTSMGIHESQSLFYENFVGRQYSFWVKNYPLLKQYAAGQFNDVNLLDFYRAINESKPSLIRIEADELTYPLHIMIRYEIEKGLFNDEIEVADLPKIWNDKYEEYLGVRPSHDGEGVLQDVHWAGGSFGYFPSYALGYMYAAQFKHTLIKVQPNFDELLANGDLLPIKQWFTEHVHQYGKMKKPLEIIQDVTGEGLNAKYLVDYLSEKYRDVYQL; translated from the coding sequence ATGATACCGATTGAAGCTATCGAAAAGGACTTTCTTGAGTATGTCAAAAAAATAAGTGCTTTTAATGAAGCATTGTCTTTGATTTACTGGGATTTACGTACGGGTGCCCCGAAACAAGGAGTGGAGCAACGTTCAGAAGTGATTGGGATGCTTTCTTCAGAGGTGTTTCAAATGTCTACTTCTCCAGAAATGGCGGGCTATATCGCCGAGTTATCAAATGAGGATCTGCCAGAGCGAACGAAGAAAACATTGGAAGAATGCAGGAAGGAATATGAGCGAAACAAAAAAATTCCACATGACGAATACAAGGAATATGTGATTTTACAATCAAAGGCTGAAAGTGTTTGGGAAGAGGCGAAAGCCGAGGCTGATTTTAAAAAATTCCAACCATATTTGGAAAAATTAGTACAACTGACAAAACGATTTATTAATTATTGGGGTTATGAAGGAAATAAATATAATCCTTTATTAGATTTATATGAACCAGGCATGACAGTTGAGGTACTGGATAAAGTGTTTGGAGATTTGAGAAAAGAAATTGTTCCGCTAGTAAAAAAAATCTCCGCCTCGAACCATCAGCCCAAAACAGACTTTTTATTTCAACCATTCCCGAAGCAGCGACAAAAAGAATTTAGCTTACAAATATTAAAACAAATGGGCTATAACTTTGAAGCTGGCCGTTTAGATGAAACCGTTCATCCATTTGCGACAGGAATAAACCCTGGTGATGTGCGAGTCACAACTAAATATGATGAAAATGACTTTAGAACAGCAGTATTTGGGACGATTCATGAGGGCGGGCATGCTCTTTACGAACAAAATATTTCAAAAGAGTTAATTGGTACCCCTTTATGTGGTGGGACTTCAATGGGAATCCACGAATCACAATCGCTTTTTTATGAAAATTTTGTAGGACGACAATATTCTTTTTGGGTAAAAAATTATCCTTTATTAAAGCAGTATGCAGCTGGGCAATTTAACGACGTAAATTTGCTTGATTTTTATCGAGCGATTAATGAATCAAAGCCTTCGCTTATCCGAATTGAGGCAGACGAGCTCACCTATCCATTACATATAATGATTCGATATGAAATTGAAAAGGGTTTATTCAATGATGAAATTGAAGTGGCCGATTTGCCAAAGATTTGGAATGACAAATATGAAGAATATTTAGGGGTTCGACCAAGCCATGATGGAGAAGGTGTGTTGCAGGATGTACATTGGGCAGGTGGGAGCTTCGGCTATTTCCCTTCCTACGCATTAGGGTATATGTATGCAGCGCAATTTAAGCATACGCTAATCAAAGTCCAACCGAATTTTGATGAATTATTGGCGAATGGTGATCTTTTGCCAATAAAACAATGGTTTACAGAACATGTTCATCAATATGGAAAGATGAAAAAGCCGTTAGAAATTATTCAAGACGTAACCGGTGAAGGATTAAACGCGAAATATTTAGTGGATTATCTTTCAGAGAAATACCGGGATGTCTATCAATTGTAA
- a CDS encoding cytochrome c oxidase subunit 2A: MAKTELGNKTNAPIKHEEESQLKGTLVSVFLVALVLIGTWAGVYFMYVDRL; the protein is encoded by the coding sequence ATGGCGAAAACGGAACTTGGGAATAAAACTAATGCTCCGATTAAGCATGAAGAAGAATCTCAATTAAAAGGGACATTGGTTTCCGTTTTCTTAGTCGCATTGGTTCTAATCGGTACATGGGCTGGAGTTTATTTCATGTATGTTGATCGTCTGTAA